A region from the Bradyrhizobium erythrophlei genome encodes:
- a CDS encoding pirin family protein, translated as MIELKPFAKLGGADHGWLKAKHHFSFANYYDPGNMGHGALRVWNDDEIAPNSGFPAHPHSNMEIITYVREGAITHQDSLGNKGRTEAGDVQVMSAGSGIRHSEYNLEPTKTKIFQIWIEPTTDGGQPTWGAKPFPKPDRSGKLVTIASGYKDDKDALPIRADARVLATTLKAGETAEYAPRASRNLYLVPAAGAVEVNGVRVNARDGAAIRDEQQLRITALEDSELVLVDAA; from the coding sequence ATGATCGAACTCAAACCATTCGCAAAACTCGGCGGCGCCGATCACGGCTGGCTGAAGGCAAAACACCACTTCTCGTTCGCCAATTATTATGACCCGGGCAATATGGGACATGGCGCGCTGCGGGTGTGGAACGACGACGAAATCGCGCCGAACAGCGGCTTTCCCGCGCATCCCCATTCCAACATGGAGATCATCACCTATGTCCGCGAGGGCGCGATCACCCATCAGGACAGTCTCGGCAACAAGGGCCGTACCGAGGCGGGCGACGTGCAGGTGATGAGCGCGGGAAGCGGCATCCGCCACTCCGAATACAATCTGGAGCCGACCAAGACCAAGATCTTCCAGATCTGGATTGAGCCGACGACGGATGGCGGCCAGCCGACCTGGGGCGCGAAGCCGTTCCCGAAGCCGGATCGCTCCGGCAAGCTCGTTACCATCGCCAGCGGGTACAAGGACGACAAGGACGCGCTGCCGATCCGCGCCGATGCAAGGGTGCTTGCCACCACGCTGAAGGCCGGCGAGACCGCCGAATACGCGCCCCGCGCATCGCGCAATCTCTATCTGGTGCCGGCGGCGGGCGCGGTCGAGGTCAACGGCGTGCGCGTCAACGCCCGCGACGGCGCCGCGATTCGCGATGAACAACAGCTCAGGATCACCGCGCTGGAGGATTCCGAACTGGTGCTGGTCGACGCGGCGTGA
- a CDS encoding SDR family NAD(P)-dependent oxidoreductase codes for MAKTLTAKVALVTGGSRGIGAASARALADEGANVAISYVASPDKAEAVVKELKAKGVEARAFRADQASSAEVDQLVKDVAKHFGRLDILVNNAAVAVNGAVDDANSDVAAFNRQDAINVHGVITAIRAASRLMGEGGRIVTIGSGIATRASFPGLADYAATKAAIAGYSKGAARDLGPRGITVNVLQPGSIDTDMNPKDGGAFAEAQRSQHALQRFGTAEEIAAGVVFLASPGASFVTGTVLNVDGGFGA; via the coding sequence ATGGCCAAGACCCTCACGGCAAAGGTTGCCCTCGTCACCGGCGGCTCGCGCGGCATCGGCGCAGCCAGCGCCCGCGCACTCGCCGATGAAGGCGCCAACGTCGCTATCAGCTACGTCGCCTCCCCCGACAAGGCGGAAGCGGTCGTAAAAGAACTGAAAGCCAAGGGCGTCGAAGCCCGCGCCTTCAGGGCCGATCAGGCATCGTCCGCGGAAGTCGATCAATTGGTGAAGGATGTCGCCAAGCATTTCGGGCGGCTCGACATCCTCGTCAACAACGCGGCCGTGGCAGTCAACGGCGCGGTCGACGATGCCAATAGCGATGTCGCGGCGTTCAACCGTCAGGACGCCATCAATGTGCACGGCGTGATCACCGCGATCCGTGCGGCGTCACGGCTGATGGGCGAAGGCGGACGCATCGTCACCATCGGGTCGGGGATTGCCACCCGCGCCTCGTTTCCCGGTCTTGCCGACTACGCCGCCACCAAGGCCGCGATCGCCGGTTACAGCAAGGGCGCGGCGCGCGACCTCGGCCCACGCGGCATCACCGTCAACGTGCTGCAGCCCGGCTCGATCGACACCGACATGAATCCGAAGGACGGCGGCGCGTTCGCCGAGGCCCAGCGCAGCCAGCATGCGCTGCAGCGCTTCGGCACCGCGGAAGAGATCGCCGCCGGCGTCGTCTTCCTCGCCAGCCCCGGCGCGTCGTTCGTGACCGGCACGGTGCTGAATGTCGACGGCGGCTTCGGCGCCTAA
- a CDS encoding LysR family transcriptional regulator gives MAKLPDFEGLAIFAKVVELRSFAAAASELALSKATVSKAVTRLEERLGARLFNRTSRRLALTDAGQKLSERATRLLADGEAAENEALAQSVAPRGLVRFAVPMTFGVKTVAPILPQFLEQYPDVSIDLHLSDAMVDLIGEGFDAGLRIASLPDSSLIARRLCAMPRYTVAAPAYLERYGRPTHPMHLAQHKCLGYAYLSTAGVWNYTNSAGEQASVRPAGPLRVNNGEALMPALLAGLGIADLPEFIVGDAIASGEVEVILKDWKQTEGSVHLVTPPGGPRPARVEVLADFLTKQFAKGKKRK, from the coding sequence ATGGCAAAACTTCCTGATTTCGAAGGCCTCGCTATTTTCGCGAAAGTCGTGGAATTACGGTCGTTTGCGGCGGCCGCCAGCGAGCTTGCGCTGTCCAAGGCCACGGTGTCGAAGGCCGTCACCCGGCTGGAAGAGCGGCTCGGCGCGCGGCTGTTCAACCGCACCTCGCGGCGCCTCGCTTTGACCGATGCCGGCCAAAAACTGTCCGAACGCGCCACGCGGCTTTTGGCTGACGGCGAGGCGGCAGAGAATGAGGCGCTGGCGCAGTCGGTGGCGCCGCGCGGGCTGGTGCGGTTCGCCGTGCCGATGACGTTCGGGGTCAAGACGGTAGCGCCGATCCTGCCGCAGTTTTTGGAGCAATATCCCGACGTCTCGATCGACCTGCATCTCAGCGACGCCATGGTGGATCTGATCGGGGAGGGTTTTGACGCGGGCCTGCGGATCGCGAGCTTGCCGGATTCCTCCCTCATCGCGCGCCGGCTGTGCGCGATGCCGCGCTACACCGTGGCGGCGCCCGCGTATCTCGAGCGTTACGGCCGCCCGACGCATCCGATGCATCTCGCGCAGCATAAGTGCCTCGGCTACGCTTATCTCTCGACGGCCGGCGTCTGGAATTACACCAATTCCGCCGGCGAGCAGGCGAGCGTGCGCCCCGCGGGACCGCTGCGCGTCAACAATGGCGAGGCGCTGATGCCGGCTCTATTGGCAGGGCTCGGCATCGCCGATCTGCCGGAGTTCATCGTCGGCGATGCCATCGCCTCGGGCGAGGTCGAGGTGATCCTGAAGGACTGGAAGCAGACCGAAGGCTCGGTGCATCTGGTGACGCCGCCCGGCGGCCCGCGCCCCGCGCGCGTCGAGGTGCTGGCGGATTTCCTGACCAAGCAGTTTGCGAAGGGAAAGAAACGGAAGTGA
- a CDS encoding tripartite tricarboxylate transporter substrate binding protein: MNRRELLKAAAALPLAQRVLADPAFAQGAWPAHNVTMIVPFPAGGQADLAARPVAQALEKILGKPFVVDNRAGGAGGSIGNAAAARAEPDGYTLLMTLSSLAVLPEADRLFDRPALYEVSQFAPVARVLADPTLLAVPASAPWKTLQDFVDDAKQRPGQIPYGSSGPYGTLHVAMEMFAASAGIKLLHIPFRGAGPALTALLSGTVQALAAAPGTLKQQVDDGKMRVLANWGAERIASYPDLPTFRELGYKDVEFYIWAGLFAQAALPAPIMTRLREAMAQAVQSPEVTKTFETAGSPVAYLDAPEFSKFVAEDSARLIAAVKKIGRVE, translated from the coding sequence ATGAATCGTCGTGAACTTCTGAAAGCCGCCGCGGCGTTGCCGCTGGCACAGCGCGTGCTCGCAGATCCCGCGTTCGCGCAAGGCGCGTGGCCGGCGCACAATGTCACCATGATCGTGCCGTTTCCGGCCGGCGGCCAGGCCGATCTCGCCGCGCGGCCGGTGGCGCAGGCGCTGGAGAAAATTCTCGGCAAGCCCTTCGTCGTCGACAACCGCGCCGGCGGCGCTGGCGGATCGATCGGCAACGCGGCGGCCGCGCGCGCCGAGCCCGACGGCTACACCTTGCTGATGACGCTGTCGTCGCTGGCGGTGCTGCCCGAAGCCGACCGCCTGTTCGACCGGCCCGCGCTCTATGAAGTCTCGCAATTCGCACCCGTCGCGCGCGTGCTCGCCGATCCGACGCTGCTCGCGGTGCCGGCCTCCGCGCCGTGGAAAACGCTGCAGGATTTCGTCGACGACGCCAAACAGCGTCCCGGCCAGATTCCCTACGGCTCCTCCGGTCCCTACGGCACGCTGCATGTGGCGATGGAGATGTTCGCCGCCTCCGCCGGCATCAAATTGCTGCACATCCCGTTTCGCGGCGCGGGCCCCGCGCTGACAGCGCTGTTGAGCGGCACGGTGCAGGCGCTGGCGGCGGCACCGGGCACGCTGAAGCAGCAGGTCGATGACGGCAAGATGCGGGTGCTGGCGAACTGGGGCGCGGAGCGGATTGCGAGCTATCCCGATCTGCCGACGTTCAGGGAACTCGGCTACAAGGATGTCGAATTCTACATCTGGGCCGGGCTGTTCGCGCAGGCCGCTCTGCCGGCGCCAATCATGACGCGGCTGCGCGAGGCGATGGCGCAGGCGGTGCAAAGCCCCGAGGTGACAAAAACCTTCGAGACCGCGGGCAGCCCGGTCGCCTATCTCGATGCACCGGAATTTTCGAAATTCGTCGCCGAGGATTCCGCGCGCCTGATCGCCGCCGTGAAAAAGATCGGCAGGGTGGAGTAG
- a CDS encoding YbaK/EbsC family protein, whose amino-acid sequence MSIESVRAFFAEKAPDIAVIDSPSSSATVALAAEAYGVEPGRIAKTLSLRVGERVVLIVAAGTSRMDNKKVKALFGGKPKMLGLDEVAGITGHEVGGVCPFGLKTPLPVYCDVSLRAFDEVVPAAGSTHSAVRITPARMAELVNAEWIDVCQHQS is encoded by the coding sequence ATGAGTATTGAATCGGTCCGCGCGTTTTTCGCGGAAAAAGCCCCCGACATCGCCGTGATCGATTCGCCGTCAAGTTCGGCGACGGTGGCGCTGGCCGCCGAGGCCTATGGCGTCGAGCCGGGGCGCATCGCAAAGACGCTTTCGCTCCGGGTCGGCGAGCGCGTGGTGCTGATTGTCGCTGCCGGCACATCGCGGATGGACAACAAGAAAGTGAAAGCCCTGTTCGGGGGAAAACCGAAGATGCTCGGCCTGGACGAGGTCGCCGGGATCACCGGCCACGAGGTCGGCGGCGTCTGTCCGTTCGGACTGAAAACGCCGCTGCCGGTTTATTGCGACGTGTCGCTGCGGGCATTCGACGAGGTGGTGCCGGCGGCGGGCTCGACCCATAGCGCCGTGCGCATCACGCCGGCGCGGATGGCTGAGCTCGTCAATGCCGAATGGATCGACGTCTGCCAGCACCAATCCTGA
- a CDS encoding haloacid dehalogenase type II, with amino-acid sequence MTIKAVVFDAYGTLYDVQSVAVVTEEAFPGYGDIVTQIWRIKQLEYSWLRSLMRRYQDFSAVTRDSLAYTLRVLGLAHDNDVFDRIMDKYLHLDLYADATTALAAMRNRKLAILSNGSPAMLDALVANSGLDRVLDATISVDSRKIFKPAPEAYTLIESVLGVPPAEVLFVSSNPWDACGAKAFGLNVAWIERVPVEAMALACVKSDVVAPLTMFKAIRTQMDELGLEPDYRIRALSELPGVVAAHRP; translated from the coding sequence ATGACCATCAAAGCCGTTGTATTCGACGCCTATGGCACGCTTTACGACGTTCAGTCGGTAGCGGTCGTGACCGAGGAGGCGTTTCCCGGTTATGGCGACATCGTCACGCAGATCTGGCGCATCAAGCAGCTGGAATACAGCTGGTTGCGGTCGCTGATGCGGCGTTATCAGGATTTCTCCGCCGTGACGCGGGATTCCCTCGCCTACACGCTGCGGGTGCTCGGGCTCGCGCATGACAACGACGTGTTCGACCGGATCATGGACAAATATCTGCATCTCGATCTCTATGCAGACGCGACAACCGCGCTGGCAGCGATGCGAAATCGAAAGCTTGCCATCCTTTCCAACGGCAGCCCCGCCATGCTCGATGCGCTGGTCGCCAACAGCGGCCTCGACCGCGTGCTGGATGCCACCATCAGCGTGGATTCCAGGAAGATCTTCAAGCCCGCGCCGGAGGCCTACACCCTGATCGAATCCGTTCTCGGCGTGCCGCCGGCCGAGGTATTGTTCGTATCGTCGAACCCGTGGGACGCCTGCGGCGCCAAGGCCTTCGGCCTCAACGTCGCCTGGATCGAACGGGTGCCGGTGGAGGCGATGGCGCTCGCCTGCGTCAAAAGCGACGTCGTGGCCCCGCTCACGATGTTCAAGGCGATCCGCACGCAGATGGATGAACTCGGGTTGGAGCCGGACTACCGCATCCGCGCCTTGTCGGAATTGCCCGGCGTGGTCGCCGCCCATCGGCCGTGA
- a CDS encoding zinc-binding dehydrogenase, giving the protein MARAGGSRVMTVVLKGDVQKDASALREACGGGAHMAFDMVGQARDPKSTLAALHSLRRGGRLVLMGSMTIDLPVPYTTVMLNSWEILGQFMYPARAYRHLLDLLRSGLLDISPIRPRVYPLAALPEAMEAAADAGNLECIVMQP; this is encoded by the coding sequence GTGGCGCGCGCCGGCGGTTCGCGCGTTATGACTGTCGTACTGAAAGGCGACGTGCAGAAAGACGCCAGCGCGCTCCGCGAGGCCTGCGGCGGCGGCGCCCACATGGCGTTCGACATGGTCGGCCAGGCGCGCGATCCGAAATCGACGCTGGCCGCGCTGCACAGCCTTCGCCGCGGCGGCAGGCTGGTGCTGATGGGAAGCATGACCATCGATCTGCCTGTTCCCTACACCACGGTGATGCTCAACAGCTGGGAAATCCTCGGCCAGTTCATGTACCCCGCGCGCGCCTACCGGCACCTGCTCGATTTGTTGCGTAGCGGGCTGCTCGACATCAGCCCGATCCGCCCGCGCGTCTATCCGCTTGCCGCTTTGCCGGAGGCGATGGAAGCAGCGGCCGACGCCGGCAATCTCGAATGTATCGTGATGCAGCCTTGA
- a CDS encoding amidohydrolase family protein, with amino-acid sequence MSKLKLPNIEDVVAIDIHTHAEEPCGMHGDDGYDDFQAQMADYFKSPNKHPPTVPETAAYYRSKNIAAVIFPVDAERETGFRRYNNYEMLEVAAENSDVLIPFVSIDPHKGKLGVREAKKLIEEYGVRGFKFHPTMQGFYANDRMAYPLYEAINDGGAIALFHTGQTGVGSGMPGGMGMRLKYSNPMYMDDVAADFPDLKIILAHPSFPWQEEALSVATHKPNVYIDLSGWSPKYFPPILVRYINSILQDKMLFGSDWPVITPDRWLADFAKLDIRDDIRPKVLKANARKLLGI; translated from the coding sequence ATGTCCAAATTGAAGCTGCCCAACATCGAAGACGTCGTGGCGATCGACATCCACACCCATGCCGAGGAACCCTGCGGCATGCACGGCGACGACGGCTACGACGATTTCCAGGCGCAGATGGCCGACTATTTCAAGTCGCCCAACAAGCATCCGCCGACGGTGCCGGAAACCGCGGCCTATTACCGCTCCAAGAACATCGCCGCGGTGATCTTCCCGGTCGACGCCGAGCGCGAGACCGGCTTTCGCCGCTACAACAATTACGAGATGCTGGAAGTCGCCGCCGAGAATTCCGACGTGCTGATCCCGTTCGTCAGCATCGATCCGCACAAGGGCAAGCTCGGCGTGCGCGAGGCGAAGAAGCTGATCGAGGAATACGGCGTCAGGGGCTTCAAATTCCATCCGACCATGCAGGGTTTTTACGCCAACGACCGCATGGCCTATCCGCTGTACGAGGCGATCAACGACGGCGGCGCGATCGCGCTGTTTCACACCGGGCAGACCGGCGTCGGCAGCGGCATGCCCGGCGGCATGGGGATGCGGCTGAAATATTCCAACCCGATGTACATGGACGACGTGGCGGCGGATTTTCCCGACCTCAAGATCATCCTCGCCCATCCGTCATTCCCGTGGCAGGAAGAGGCGCTGTCGGTCGCGACCCACAAGCCGAACGTCTACATCGACCTGTCCGGCTGGTCGCCGAAATACTTCCCGCCGATCCTGGTGCGCTACATCAACAGCATTTTGCAGGACAAGATGCTGTTCGGCTCGGACTGGCCGGTGATCACGCCCGACCGCTGGCTTGCGGATTTCGCCAAGCTCGACATCCGCGACGACATCAGGCCGAAAGTATTGAAGGCCAATGCGCGCAAGCTTTTGGGAATCTGA
- a CDS encoding MaoC family dehydratase encodes MFACTPADDWMRSPGTVNAGQSWSYNIPARPSDVIRLEARALDKFIKRERLFVVHDNVFFNQHGEVICSGRGWTIRPQ; translated from the coding sequence ATGTTTGCCTGTACGCCAGCCGACGACTGGATGCGCAGTCCGGGCACCGTCAATGCCGGACAATCATGGAGCTACAACATCCCGGCGCGGCCCAGCGATGTCATCCGGCTCGAGGCCCGCGCGCTCGACAAGTTCATCAAGCGCGAGCGGCTGTTCGTGGTGCACGACAATGTCTTCTTCAACCAGCATGGCGAGGTGATCTGCTCGGGCCGTGGCTGGACCATCCGGCCGCAGTGA
- a CDS encoding MaoC family dehydratase — MTTNFETLQAGDTIDGPTFAVSRESIRLFCDASLDYNPLHLDDDYMKGNFGKTNFGGVIMHGMNNFGLISRMITDWAYPAGAVHRRLETRWVKPVRPGDTIQPSGIVKSKQATANSRWVLIDVMVRNQAGEKVATGEAMVEFPR; from the coding sequence ATGACGACGAATTTCGAAACGCTTCAGGCCGGCGACACCATCGACGGGCCGACATTCGCGGTCAGCCGCGAATCCATCCGGCTGTTCTGCGATGCCTCGCTTGACTACAACCCGCTGCATCTCGACGACGACTACATGAAGGGCAATTTCGGCAAGACCAATTTCGGCGGCGTCATCATGCACGGCATGAACAATTTCGGGCTGATCTCGCGGATGATCACCGACTGGGCCTATCCGGCCGGCGCCGTTCACCGCCGCCTCGAAACCCGATGGGTCAAGCCGGTTCGGCCCGGCGACACCATCCAGCCGAGCGGAATCGTCAAGTCGAAGCAGGCCACCGCGAACTCGCGCTGGGTCCTGATCGACGTCATGGTGCGTAACCAGGCCGGCGAAAAAGTCGCCACCGGGGAGGCGATGGTCGAATTCCCGCGCTGA
- a CDS encoding acyl-CoA desaturase: MTTPRRPATKAAALVAADLVLPLAVPARLPLPAGVKPFRFNWPHILVISAYHAAALLAFMPGYFSWSGLVVALLGTHLCGLFGINLCYHRLLTHRGLKCPKWLEHAMVIVAMSCLQETPARWVAVHRRHHQFADEQPDPHSPLANFFWAHMGWILVNQPELARLGIYQRYAKDILRDRFYLALERNNWLAWINLGQMPLFFGAGLAVAWLSGQTPGAAAESGLSIMMFAVFVRTVLVWHITWAVNSVTHLWGYRNYETDEDSRNNFLVGFISNGEGWHNNHHADPRSARHGHRRWEIDNTWLTIRFLAWLGLATDVVAPNAHLAGRPPGSRLTTRGTTGVPAE; this comes from the coding sequence ATGACGACACCCCGTCGGCCTGCAACCAAGGCAGCGGCACTGGTCGCCGCTGACCTCGTCCTCCCGCTCGCCGTGCCCGCGCGGCTGCCGCTGCCCGCGGGCGTAAAACCGTTCCGGTTCAACTGGCCCCATATTCTCGTGATCAGCGCCTATCATGCGGCGGCGCTATTGGCTTTCATGCCCGGCTATTTCAGCTGGAGCGGCCTCGTCGTCGCCCTGCTCGGCACCCATCTGTGCGGGCTGTTCGGCATCAACCTTTGCTATCACCGGCTGCTCACCCATCGCGGCCTGAAATGTCCGAAATGGCTGGAACACGCCATGGTGATCGTCGCGATGTCCTGCCTCCAGGAAACGCCGGCGCGCTGGGTCGCCGTCCACCGAAGGCATCATCAATTCGCCGACGAGCAGCCGGACCCGCACAGCCCGCTGGCCAATTTCTTCTGGGCCCACATGGGATGGATCCTGGTCAACCAGCCGGAGCTCGCACGGCTTGGCATTTACCAACGCTACGCCAAGGACATCCTGCGCGATCGTTTTTACCTCGCGCTCGAGCGCAACAACTGGCTGGCCTGGATCAATCTTGGCCAGATGCCGCTGTTCTTCGGCGCCGGACTAGCCGTGGCATGGCTGTCAGGCCAGACGCCGGGCGCTGCGGCCGAGAGCGGACTCAGCATCATGATGTTCGCCGTGTTCGTACGCACGGTGCTGGTCTGGCATATCACCTGGGCGGTGAATTCGGTGACGCATCTGTGGGGTTACCGGAACTATGAAACCGACGAGGACAGCCGCAACAATTTCCTTGTCGGCTTCATCTCCAACGGCGAAGGCTGGCACAACAACCATCACGCCGATCCGCGTTCGGCGCGCCACGGTCATCGCCGCTGGGAGATCGACAACACCTGGCTGACCATCCGCTTCCTCGCCTGGCTTGGACTGGCGACCGATGTGGTGGCGCCGAATGCCCATCTCGCCGGGCGGCCCCCGGGAAGCCGGCTGACAACCCGCGGAACGACCGGCGTCCCGGCGGAGTGA
- the ykgO gene encoding type B 50S ribosomal protein L36, producing MKVRNSLKSLRGRHRNNRLVRRKGRVYVINKVQRRFKARQG from the coding sequence ATGAAGGTCCGTAACTCGCTGAAATCGCTGCGCGGCCGTCACCGCAACAACCGTCTGGTCCGCCGCAAGGGCCGGGTTTACGTGATCAACAAGGTCCAGCGCCGCTTCAAGGCGCGCCAGGGTTGA
- a CDS encoding tetratricopeptide repeat protein gives MLIAVMVAAVPAVASAQDPHGAPPAQQKRLPEPPSKLPKVGADKTRGLDFLFGALKVAPDETSAKHVEARIWAQWLQTPSDTAALLMMRAKVAMDAQQTDVALKLLDALVKLRPDWVEVWNRRATLYYLQNDYGRSLQDIQQVLIREPRHFGALAGLGMIMQDLGDNKRALDAFRRALAINPHMDKVPELVKTLSEKVEGRDI, from the coding sequence ATGCTCATTGCCGTCATGGTGGCGGCGGTGCCGGCGGTCGCGTCCGCCCAGGATCCGCATGGCGCGCCGCCGGCGCAGCAAAAAAGGCTCCCGGAACCTCCGAGCAAGCTGCCGAAGGTCGGTGCCGACAAGACCCGCGGACTGGACTTCCTGTTCGGCGCACTGAAGGTAGCGCCCGACGAAACCAGCGCGAAGCATGTCGAGGCCCGGATCTGGGCGCAGTGGCTGCAGACCCCGAGCGATACCGCCGCATTGCTGATGATGCGCGCCAAGGTCGCGATGGACGCCCAGCAGACGGACGTCGCGCTGAAACTGCTCGATGCCCTGGTCAAGTTGCGTCCGGACTGGGTCGAGGTCTGGAACCGGCGTGCGACGCTTTATTACCTGCAGAATGATTACGGCCGCTCGCTGCAGGATATCCAGCAGGTGCTGATCCGCGAACCCCGCCATTTCGGCGCGCTGGCGGGGCTGGGCATGATCATGCAGGATCTCGGCGACAACAAGCGCGCGCTTGATGCCTTCCGCAGGGCGCTCGCGATCAATCCGCACATGGACAAGGTGCCGGAGCTGGTCAAGACCTTGAGCGAAAAGGTCGAAGGCCGCGATATCTGA
- a CDS encoding alpha/beta fold hydrolase gives MISMVVVAALAILALITQAGVLVLERLYPAQGRMIEVAGAKLNVLEIGPRDAAGPPVVMIHGASSNLEVMRGPLGDRLAKNHRVILIDRPGHGWSTRARLEDSTPAIQGRMIDEALDKLGVGSAIFVVHSWSGALGARIALDYPERVAGLVMLAPVAYPWRGGVGWYNRAVATPLIGPLLAYTVTLPLGILLAGPGARDVFLPQIMPPNFVADTATPLLLRPRESLANARDLVTLKAAVDEQAPRYGNIKAPVVVISGDVDKTVTTSIHSLPFASAVSDAKLIVLPEVGHMIQYAAPDLVTAEIEALIGERARRAAAVAK, from the coding sequence ATGATATCAATGGTTGTCGTGGCGGCGCTGGCGATCCTGGCGCTGATCACGCAGGCCGGGGTCCTTGTCCTGGAGCGCCTTTATCCTGCCCAGGGCAGGATGATCGAGGTCGCCGGCGCGAAACTCAACGTCCTCGAGATCGGGCCGCGCGATGCCGCCGGTCCGCCTGTCGTGATGATCCATGGTGCGAGCTCGAATCTCGAGGTGATGCGCGGGCCGCTCGGCGACAGGCTTGCCAAAAATCATCGGGTGATCCTGATCGATCGTCCAGGCCATGGCTGGAGCACGCGCGCGCGTCTGGAAGATTCCACGCCGGCCATTCAGGGCCGAATGATCGACGAGGCCCTTGATAAACTCGGCGTCGGATCCGCGATCTTCGTGGTGCATTCCTGGAGCGGCGCCCTCGGCGCGCGCATCGCGCTCGATTATCCCGAACGTGTCGCGGGCCTGGTGATGCTGGCGCCGGTCGCTTATCCATGGCGGGGCGGCGTCGGGTGGTACAACAGGGCCGTTGCCACGCCCTTGATCGGCCCGCTGCTCGCCTACACGGTCACGCTGCCGCTCGGCATCCTTCTGGCCGGGCCGGGGGCGCGCGATGTGTTCCTGCCGCAGATCATGCCGCCAAATTTCGTCGCCGATACCGCGACGCCGCTGTTGCTGCGGCCGCGCGAATCTCTTGCCAATGCAAGGGATCTGGTGACGCTGAAGGCGGCGGTTGACGAACAGGCGCCGCGCTACGGCAACATCAAGGCGCCGGTGGTGGTGATTTCGGGCGACGTCGACAAGACCGTGACGACCAGTATTCATTCCCTGCCGTTCGCAAGCGCGGTGAGCGATGCCAAACTGATCGTGCTGCCGGAGGTCGGCCATATGATCCAATACGCCGCGCCCGATCTCGTGACCGCGGAAATCGAAGCCCTGATCGGTGAGCGCGCACGGCGCGCCGCGGCTGTCGCCAAATAG
- a CDS encoding MJ0042-type zinc finger domain-containing protein encodes MKKSDIICPQCNAGYRRIELVSIGGPRGEYRCLLCNHLLEVFDGSTEVAIRLTVQPEKTFERGSE; translated from the coding sequence ATGAAGAAGTCCGATATCATCTGCCCGCAATGCAATGCCGGTTACCGCCGGATTGAACTGGTTTCCATAGGTGGGCCAAGGGGCGAGTATCGTTGCCTGCTTTGCAACCATCTGCTCGAGGTTTTCGACGGCTCCACCGAAGTCGCCATTCGCCTCACGGTTCAGCCCGAAAAGACTTTCGAGCGAGGGTCCGAGTGA
- the cycA gene encoding cytochrome c-550 CycA has product MKNPTLSALLVIATSAAASSALAQDVAAGKTSFNKCMACHSIGEGAKNKVGPELNGLDGRKSGTAEGYSYSDANKNSGITWNEAQFKEYIKDPKAKVPGTKMAFAGIKNETEINNLWAFISQFDKDGKIKSQ; this is encoded by the coding sequence ATGAAAAACCCGACCCTGAGCGCGCTGCTCGTCATCGCAACGTCCGCAGCCGCATCGAGCGCGCTGGCGCAGGACGTTGCGGCCGGCAAGACGTCCTTCAACAAATGCATGGCCTGCCACTCGATCGGCGAAGGCGCCAAGAACAAGGTCGGCCCTGAACTGAATGGCCTCGACGGCCGCAAGTCGGGCACGGCCGAAGGCTACAGCTATTCCGACGCCAACAAGAATTCCGGCATCACCTGGAACGAGGCCCAGTTCAAGGAATACATCAAGGATCCGAAGGCGAAAGTTCCGGGAACCAAGATGGCTTTCGCCGGCATCAAGAACGAAACCGAAATCAACAATCTCTGGGCGTTCATTTCGCAGTTCGACAAGGATGGCAAGATCAAGAGCCAGTAG